The window GTAGTATGAAGTAATTTTTTACTAGCTACAGTTTTCTAGGTAAAGAAAGCTGTAGCTAACTAAGTAAAATGGTACAATCAAAACGAAAAGAGTTGTATATTAATACTATTCAGGTTCTTAATGCCTAGTGGATTCGAATTCAAGCAAAAATTATTTTAAGGTATAATAAATAAAAGGTATTTGGGTATTACATAATGGTTTAATAAAAAATAAAGAGGGTATTCTAATGGAGACACAGCAATATTTTAGACCAACCAAAGCAATTGTAGACTTACAAGCAATTCAACAGAACGTGAGAAACTTAAAAGAGCTACTTCAACCAAATGTACAAGTTATCGCAGTAGTGAAGGCGAATGCATATGGACATGGTGATGTAGCCGTTGCAAAAGCAGCACTGGAAGCGGGCGCAACAATGCTGGCCGTAGCTACACCGGACGAAGCATTACATATACGAGCACATTTTGAAGAACCAGACATACTAGTATTAGGAGCTTCGCCAGTTTCGTTTGCACCTTATGCAGCTCAACAACGTATTATTCTTACTACATTTGCAAGAGAATGGGTACAACAAGTTTCGACACTCATTGCTAACGTAGTAAATCCTTTACGCCTACATATAAAAGTAGATAGTGGAATGGGAAGAATCGGCGTGCGTACAGAGGAAGCGTTATTGGATTTATATCATACGATTCAACTAACAAAGAATGTGGAGCTTGACGGAATCTTTACTCACTTCGCAACGGCTGATGAGGAGGATACGAAATATTTCGATAGTCAAGTGTGGTCTTTTGAGAAACTTATTTCCGTATTACCTGAAAAGCCAAGACTTGTACATGCTTCAAATACAGCGACGTCATTAGTAAAGGACGCACATTTACAATTTGATGCAGTACGGTATGGCATTTCAATGTATGGATTGTCCCCATCATCTTACGTTGATGGAATCTTACCGTTTCCTTTAAACCCAGCCTTTTCACTTGAGAGCGAGCTCGTGCATGTCAAGCAATTAAAGGCAGGCGAGTCAGTAGGCTACGGTGCAACATTTGTTGCTCCTAAAGATATGTGGATAGGTACTATCCCAATAGGTTATGCGGACGGAGTAATTCGTAAACTAGCCGGACAAGAAGTGTTAATTAGTGGACAAAGAACACCGATAGTTGGACGAATTTGCATGGACCAATGTATGGTTGCCCTACCAAAAGCATATGCTATAGGAGAGAAGGTAACGCTCATTGGTCGTCAAGGGCAAGAAGTTATTTCAATGAATGAATGGGCAACAAAACTTGAAACCATTAATTATGAAGTACCATGTATTATTACAGCAAGAGTCCCTAAAATATATATTTAACGACATATTCCTTCGACAACCAACATGGATTTTACAACTTATACTTCAAATTGTCAGATATTTTGTCATTTCGTGTCTTTTCAACAATATCTTTCAATGGTAGAATGAGTAGTAATGAAAAGTGATGGTTCCGTTGGAGGTGCTTGCTGTGTACGAGAAAAAGTTTAGAGAAGCTACAATTGCTGTTCGAGACAGATTATTTCTACAAACAAAGGAAGTAATTGAAGGTGAATCTTTTGTGCATATTTTGTCGCGCAAAAATTTAATGCAGGAGCAACCAAATCAAATACGGGAAGCTATGATGAAAGGATATGTTGAGATGTCTCATATTAATCTGATGATTGCAAGTGAATGCTTGCATGCAGAATATGAAGCACAACATACAGTGGAGCGTCTCGTTAGCGGGGGATGACACTTTGAATGTAAAACGTGGTGACGTTTTTTTTGCAGATTTATCGCCGGTAGTCGGTTCCGAGCAAGGTGGTACGAGGCCGGTGTTAATTATTCAAAATGATATTGGCAATCGATTTAGTCCGACTGTCATCATCGCAGCAATTACTGCGCAGATACAAAAGGCAAAGTTACCGACACACGTTGAAATTAATGCTGAAAAGTATGGTTTTGAACGTGATTCGGTCATTTTGCTCGAACAAGTACGTACAATCGATAAGTCTAGGCTGACTGATCGTATTACGCAACTTGATCATGCAGTGATGGAAAAGGTAGATGGTGCATTGATGATTAGTTTGGGGCTTGTTAAATTTTGATATACATATGTATAGAGCATCTGGATGATTTCTTCATCTGGATGCTTTTTTATATGGCCATTCTCAAAATCTACATTACCATAAATTAAATTTACTATTCAAAAATGGTATTAATAGATTTAAAATAGACACAAGCACTATAATATAAGTGATTTTTGTGAAAAAATGCCGAAGAGGTTTATTGAGATGTACATAGAATATACCCTTAATATTTTCACTTTCGATAAAATTAACATCTCGTTTAAAGTACAACAAGGTAATTTGACAAAATGTGAGAGAATATAACTCCGAAAGGAATTGGAGGGACAACAGTGACGATAAAGTCTTCGGTTGAAATTATTACTGAGTGGGATATAGTTGCAGCAAGACAACTAGGACGCAATGAGGCGAAGGCACTTGGATTTGGAACTGTTGATCAGGCTCGGATAACGACAGCAATTAGTGAATTAGCTAGAAATATATATTTATATGCAAGTATTGGTGTTATAGAAGTTGAGAGAATTGAGACAGATGATGAAAAGAAAATTGTTATTATTGCATCAGACAAAGGCCCAGGTATTAAGGATGTTCGAAAAGTAATGGAAGATGGCTATTCTACTTCTGGTGGACTAGGTGCTGGCTTACCTGGTGTTAGAAGGTTAATGGATAGCATGGATATACAATCTGTTATAGGGGAAGGTACGATTATCAGAACTGAGAAAAGGCTACATTAGGGGGTGAGAAAATTGAAAGAATTAGAAAAGCAATATAAAACAATATTATCAGATTATATGATTGATCAAACTGAAAAAAATTTATATATTGCTCAAAATTTCACCCGTCAATTGATTCAAAAAAATGTTTCACCAGAGGATGTTGTAAGCATTCATAAAAACGCAATAGAACAGATTTTTCCAGATAGAATAAACGATGTGCAGTCTGCATATGATTTTCTCATTGAAGTTATGGTGCATTATGGGATGGCACATAGAGAGCATCAAAGCTTATTGCAAAAGCAGGCTGAATTTGAAATAGAAATGAATATCGCAACTAATATTCAAAAAACATTACTCAAAACTGTCGTTCCGCAACTGTCGCGTGTTGATATCGGTATGATTTCGATCCCGATTCGTAAGATGAACGGCGATTATGTGCATTTTTTACATGACCGAGAGGATTATCTTAGTGTTGCTGTGACCGATGTTGTGGGCAAGGGTGTTCCTGCTGCATTGTGTATGTCTATGGTGAAATACGGACTTGAAACGTTAGAGTATGCTTCTAAAGATCCATCTTATGTATTGGAGGTCATCAATCGAGTAATTGAAAAGGGTGTGGACGATAGTATGTTCGTTTCCATGTTTTACGGTTGCTTGGATATTCAAAACAGTATTTTTTCTTACGCATCTGCAGGTCATGAGCCGGCGCTGCACTTTAATGCTAAAGAGAATAGATTTTATGCTTTAGAGGCGAAAGGTTTACTACTTGGCGTATTACCTGAATTTAAGTATTCATATAATGAAATTCTTTTAGAGGAGCAGGACATCGTAATAATTATGACTGATGGTGTTACAGAATTTAGAGCGCATGATGAATTAAATTCACGAGATATCATTACGTCCCTGATCGTGAAGCATAAACATCTAGCTGCACAGGAACTTTGTAATCTTCTTTATAAAGAAATAGAAAGAATACAAGATTTTAAACTATCGGATGATTTTTCAGTGGTGATTATAAAAAAAGAAGAAAAATAGGTTTAGTATTTTATCATAAGGGGAATTGAAAAAGAGTCTAACAAATAAGGTGGAGGTGAGCTGTATGGACGTGATGATCCATTTTAAAGAAGACGGTACAAAATTATGTGGATTTGTTGAAGGTGAAATCGATACATTTACAGCTTCAGGTCTACGTGAAGAACTAGAGGCTGTGAAGATAACTAAAGGAATGGAAATCGAACTGGATTTATCGAAAGTAAATTATATGGATAGTACAGGGCTTGGCGTTTTCGTTGCCTTTTATAAAAGAGCCACGCGTGAAGATGGTAAAGTTAAACTAGTCGGCTTATCAAATAGATTACAAAGATTATTTGAAATAACAGGCTTAAGTGAGTTGATGGATATTGAAACTGATAAAAAGGTGGAATTAAGCTGATGAAGGAATTTGATTATATAGAAATAAGGGTTCCTGCAAAGCCGCAATATGTCAGTGTGATTCGTCTAACAGTTTCTGGCTTGGCTAGTCGGATAGGATTTAATTATGATGATATTGAAGATTTAAAAATCGCAGCAAGTGAAGCGGTGACGAATGTTGTACATCATGCTTATAAAGAAGATGAAGAAGGCGAAATTGTGATTGGTTGTGCCTTATATAACAATAAGATGGAAATGATGATTGCAGATTACGGCAATAGTTTCAATTTTGAGGAAGTAAAGTCAAAAATCGGACCATATCTTCCGGGGGAGAGTATTGCAGGACTACGAGAAGGCGGTTTAGGACTTTACTTAATGGAAACTTTGATGGATGAGGTGATGATTAATAACGATGGTGGCGTAACTGTTTTCATGACAAAGTATGTCGCTAGAGAGCAGGTGGAAAAAAATGTCGAAAGAATCACTACATAAATCTTCGTCAAAGGAAGATGTATCAAGGTGGATTGCGTTGTACCAGGCAACTGAGGACGATGAAGCACAAACAAATTTAGTGATTCATTACCGGTATTTAGTAGAGTCCATTGCTCGAAAGTATTCACATGGTAAACCTTATTTTGATGATATCGTGCAAGTAGGGATGCTTGGTTTATTAGGTGCTATTAGACGTTTTGATCCAGATTTCGGACGAAGTTTTGAGGCGTTCGCTGTGCCGACTATTGTAGGTGAAATCAAGCGCTTTTTACGCGATAAAACATGGGCTGTTCATGTGCCCAGACGAATTAAAGAAATAGGACCACGTATTAAAGCAACTGTAGAAGCATTGACAATAGAATTGCAACGGTCACCTTCTATTAAAGAAATCGCAGATCGATTAGAAGTACAAGAAGAGGAAGTTCTAGAGGCGATGGAGATGAGTCGCAGTTACCAGGCGCTTTCTATGGACCATTCAATCGAATCCGATTCTGATGGAAGTACTGTAACGCTATTTGATATTATGGGTAAAGAAGATGTTGGTTATGAAATGACCAATCGAAGAATGATTGTATCCGATGCAATGGAAGTTTTAAGTGAACGAGAAAAACAAATCATTCAGCTTACCTATTTAGACCAATTAAGTCAAAAAGAAGCTGGAGAACGATTAGGGATTTCTCAAATGCATGTATCCAGAATACAAAGGAAGGCAATTAAGAAATTACAGGAGGTCATCCTGTCTAGTGGCAGTGTATCACTCTAAACATCAGAATGAGGCGTTTATTACTATGGGATTTCACTATCCGGTAGCGATAAACGCCTTCTATTATTTGAAAGATGCTGTCTACTCTACTTAGGAGTAGGCTTTTTTTGCATTTTTACTAGTATGTAATGGTAAAATGAAAAGAAAAAGGTAGTGATGATGTGGAACAAAAGCAAATGTTACAGCTCATTGCAAAAGATGTAGCTATTAAACCCGGCCAAGCAGAGGCAGTAATTAAATTATTGGATGATGGAAATACCGTTCCATTCATCGCACGTTATCGAAAAGAGGCTACTGGCTCTCTTGATGAGGTACAAATTAAATCTGTAGAGGATCGCTATCACTACATACAGCAGCTGGAACAACGTAAAGAAGAGGTTATTCGTTTAATTCAAGAGCAGGACAAGTTGACACCTGAACTCGAAAATGCAATTCAAATAGCGACTGTATTACAGCGTGTAGAGGATCTATATCGCCCTTATAAGCAAAAGCGACGTACTAAAGCGACAATTGCGAAGGAAAAAGGACTGGAACCGTTAGCGGATCTTCTATTAGAGTTCCGTAATGACGATGTAATACTTTTGGCAAAGGATTTTATAGACGAGGAGAATGTTGCAACAGCAGAAGAAGCATTAACAGGCGCACGTGATATTTTAGCAGAGCGTTTTGCGGATGATGCAGGTATCCGTGAAAAAATTCGTTTGTTTTCTTGGAAAGAAGGCCTACTGGCAGCAAGTGTGAAGAATGCAGAGGCAGACGAAAAAAATGTTTTTGAAATGTATTACGAATACGAAGAGCCTGTTAACCGTATTGTCCCACACCGTATTCTAGCTGTGAATCGTGGGGAGAAAGAGGGAATTCTAAAAGTTGCGATTCATGTTCCAATAGATCGTGTGCTAATGATTATGTGGAAGGAATGGATTCCAGCGACAGGCTCATCACCTGCTATTTCGGAAGTGAAATTAGCCATCGAAGACTCTTATAAGCGATTAATCCAACCATCCATTGAGCGTGAATTACGAAATGAGTTAACGGAAAAGGCGGAAGCTCAGGCCATTCATATTTTCTCAGAAAATCTTCGCAATCTATTATTGCAACCACCGATGAAGGGCAAGTATGTCTTAGGGGTAGACCCCGCTTACCGAACTGGCTGTAAATTAGCTGTGGTTGATGAAACAGGTAAAATGCTTGAAGTAACGGCCATTTACCCTCATCCACCGAAACCAGATGTAGCAAAATCAAAATCAGTTGTGAAGTCTATTTTAGCAAAGTATCCAATCAGTATTATTGCTATCGGTAACGGTACAGCTTCTCGAGAATCGGAGCAGTTTATTGCAGATGTACTGAATGAGGTAAATAATGATGTGGCATATGTCATTGTCAATGAAGCAGGTGCTTCGGTTTATTCTGCATCGGACGTGGCACGCGCAGAATTTCCAGATTTACAGGTAGAGCAACGAAGTGCTGTATCGATTGCGCGTCGTCTGCAAGATCCGCTATCGGAATTAGTGAAAATTGAACCGAAAGCAGTCGGTGTTGGTCAGTATCAACATGATGTTTCGCAAAAGAAATTATCAGAGTCGTTAACTTTTATAGTAGAAACAGCTGTAAATCAGGTTGGGGTAGATGTTAATACTGCCTCGGCATCACTACTTCAATACGTTTCAGGTCTGTCAAAAACAGTTGCAGAGAATATTGTAAAAGTACGCGAAGAAAATGGTCAATTTACTACACGAACACAGCTAAAGAAAATCCCACGACTAGGCGCTAAAACGTACGAGCAGGCAATTGGTTTTTTACGTGTACCGGAAGCGAAAAATCCTTTTGATGGGACAGGTATTCATCCGGAAAGCTACAATTTAGCAGAGCGGATTTTAGAAGCGGCATATCTAAATAAAAATGAAATTGGTTCTCAGAAAGCAGAAGAAGCGATTGCAACCCTTAATGTGCAAGTGCTAAGTGAAGATTTAGGAATTGGAGTTGTTACAATTCAAGACTTAGTTGATACATTAATGAAGCCAAGTCGTGATCCACGTGATGCCTTTCCTCAGCCGCTACTCAAAACGGATGTTTTGAAAATGGAGGATTTACAAGTTGGTATGGAGTTGCAAGGTACAGTTAGAAATGTAGTCGATTTTGGCGCATTTGTTGATATTGGCGTAAAACAGGATGGTCTCGTTCATATATCTAAGTTACAGAAGAAGCGAATTAAGCACCCATTAGAAGTGGTGGCATTAGGTGATATTGTTACAGTATGGGTAGAGCAAATAGAAGTAAATAAAGGGCGTATCGCATTAACGATGCTACCACCAAAAGATCAAATTATTGAGAAGTAATAATTTTTGGCCACACTGTCTATACTA of the Lysinibacillus fusiformis genome contains:
- the alr gene encoding alanine racemase, producing the protein METQQYFRPTKAIVDLQAIQQNVRNLKELLQPNVQVIAVVKANAYGHGDVAVAKAALEAGATMLAVATPDEALHIRAHFEEPDILVLGASPVSFAPYAAQQRIILTTFAREWVQQVSTLIANVVNPLRLHIKVDSGMGRIGVRTEEALLDLYHTIQLTKNVELDGIFTHFATADEEDTKYFDSQVWSFEKLISVLPEKPRLVHASNTATSLVKDAHLQFDAVRYGISMYGLSPSSYVDGILPFPLNPAFSLESELVHVKQLKAGESVGYGATFVAPKDMWIGTIPIGYADGVIRKLAGQEVLISGQRTPIVGRICMDQCMVALPKAYAIGEKVTLIGRQGQEVISMNEWATKLETINYEVPCIITARVPKIYI
- a CDS encoding type II toxin-antitoxin system PemK/MazF family toxin, with protein sequence MNVKRGDVFFADLSPVVGSEQGGTRPVLIIQNDIGNRFSPTVIIAAITAQIQKAKLPTHVEINAEKYGFERDSVILLEQVRTIDKSRLTDRITQLDHAVMEKVDGALMISLGLVKF
- a CDS encoding anti-sigma regulatory factor, whose amino-acid sequence is MTIKSSVEIITEWDIVAARQLGRNEAKALGFGTVDQARITTAISELARNIYLYASIGVIEVERIETDDEKKIVIIASDKGPGIKDVRKVMEDGYSTSGGLGAGLPGVRRLMDSMDIQSVIGEGTIIRTEKRLH
- a CDS encoding PP2C family protein-serine/threonine phosphatase, which translates into the protein MKELEKQYKTILSDYMIDQTEKNLYIAQNFTRQLIQKNVSPEDVVSIHKNAIEQIFPDRINDVQSAYDFLIEVMVHYGMAHREHQSLLQKQAEFEIEMNIATNIQKTLLKTVVPQLSRVDIGMISIPIRKMNGDYVHFLHDREDYLSVAVTDVVGKGVPAALCMSMVKYGLETLEYASKDPSYVLEVINRVIEKGVDDSMFVSMFYGCLDIQNSIFSYASAGHEPALHFNAKENRFYALEAKGLLLGVLPEFKYSYNEILLEEQDIVIIMTDGVTEFRAHDELNSRDIITSLIVKHKHLAAQELCNLLYKEIERIQDFKLSDDFSVVIIKKEEK
- a CDS encoding STAS domain-containing protein, which produces MDVMIHFKEDGTKLCGFVEGEIDTFTASGLREELEAVKITKGMEIELDLSKVNYMDSTGLGVFVAFYKRATREDGKVKLVGLSNRLQRLFEITGLSELMDIETDKKVELS
- the rsbW gene encoding anti-sigma B factor RsbW; protein product: MKEFDYIEIRVPAKPQYVSVIRLTVSGLASRIGFNYDDIEDLKIAASEAVTNVVHHAYKEDEEGEIVIGCALYNNKMEMMIADYGNSFNFEEVKSKIGPYLPGESIAGLREGGLGLYLMETLMDEVMINNDGGVTVFMTKYVAREQVEKNVERITT
- the sigB gene encoding RNA polymerase sigma factor SigB, whose protein sequence is MSKESLHKSSSKEDVSRWIALYQATEDDEAQTNLVIHYRYLVESIARKYSHGKPYFDDIVQVGMLGLLGAIRRFDPDFGRSFEAFAVPTIVGEIKRFLRDKTWAVHVPRRIKEIGPRIKATVEALTIELQRSPSIKEIADRLEVQEEEVLEAMEMSRSYQALSMDHSIESDSDGSTVTLFDIMGKEDVGYEMTNRRMIVSDAMEVLSEREKQIIQLTYLDQLSQKEAGERLGISQMHVSRIQRKAIKKLQEVILSSGSVSL
- a CDS encoding Tex family protein, yielding MEQKQMLQLIAKDVAIKPGQAEAVIKLLDDGNTVPFIARYRKEATGSLDEVQIKSVEDRYHYIQQLEQRKEEVIRLIQEQDKLTPELENAIQIATVLQRVEDLYRPYKQKRRTKATIAKEKGLEPLADLLLEFRNDDVILLAKDFIDEENVATAEEALTGARDILAERFADDAGIREKIRLFSWKEGLLAASVKNAEADEKNVFEMYYEYEEPVNRIVPHRILAVNRGEKEGILKVAIHVPIDRVLMIMWKEWIPATGSSPAISEVKLAIEDSYKRLIQPSIERELRNELTEKAEAQAIHIFSENLRNLLLQPPMKGKYVLGVDPAYRTGCKLAVVDETGKMLEVTAIYPHPPKPDVAKSKSVVKSILAKYPISIIAIGNGTASRESEQFIADVLNEVNNDVAYVIVNEAGASVYSASDVARAEFPDLQVEQRSAVSIARRLQDPLSELVKIEPKAVGVGQYQHDVSQKKLSESLTFIVETAVNQVGVDVNTASASLLQYVSGLSKTVAENIVKVREENGQFTTRTQLKKIPRLGAKTYEQAIGFLRVPEAKNPFDGTGIHPESYNLAERILEAAYLNKNEIGSQKAEEAIATLNVQVLSEDLGIGVVTIQDLVDTLMKPSRDPRDAFPQPLLKTDVLKMEDLQVGMELQGTVRNVVDFGAFVDIGVKQDGLVHISKLQKKRIKHPLEVVALGDIVTVWVEQIEVNKGRIALTMLPPKDQIIEK